A stretch of DNA from Paenibacillus albus:
CGGCGAAACGATTGTATGCTGGAAATAACGAACCGAGAGTGAGGTCACAAGATGTCTGAAGCTATACGTTTCATCATGGGAGCAGAAGATCCGAGCCACTACGACATCTTCACTCACGCAGCCGGTCCGGAGGGCAAGCTTCCGTTAACATCCGATATGCTGATGAATCTCCCAAGCGGGGATCTATTCGGAATGAGTCAAAATGTCGGTATGGGATGGAAGCCCGAACGGCTTCTCGGCAAGCAGGTACTTATACTTAGCACTCAAGGCGGTCTCCGCAGCGAAGATGGAACACCAATCGCGCTCGGTTACCATACCGGACACTGGGAAGTTGGTATTCTCGTCAAAGAGGCCGCGCTGGAAGTAAGCGCGCTTGGCGGAGTTCCCTTCGCCGCGTATGTCAGTGATCCTTGCGACGGTCGTTCACAAGGGACGACGGGGATGTTCGATTCGCTGCCTTACCGCAATGATGCGGCAATGGTGTATCGGCGCCTAATCCGCTCGCTTCCGACAAGAAGCGGCGTCATTGGGGTGGGCACCTGCGACAAAGGGCTTCCCGCCATGATGATCGCGCTTGCGGCGATGCATGATCTTCCTGCGATTGTCGTGCCAGGAGGCGTAACGCTTCCACCGACAGTCGGTGAAGACGCGGCAAAGATCCAAACCATAGGTGCACGCTACTCACATGGGCAGATCACGCTGGAGGAAGCAGCGGATCTCGGCTGCCGCGTATGCGCTACGCCGGGAGGCGGCTGCCAGTTTCTTGGCACCGCCGCTTCCGCGCAAGTCGTTGCCGAGGCGCTTGGCATGTCACTGCCGCATTCGGCGCTTGCCCCTTCGGGCCAGCAGATCTGGCGCGATATTGCCAGCCAATCTGCCAGGGCGATTCAACATATGAACGAAAACGGCATCACGATGCGGCATATCTTAACGGATGCTGCCGTCGAGAATGCCATGGCGGTTCATGCTGCATTCGGCGGTTCCACGAATTTGCTGCTTCATATCCCGGCGGTTGCGCACGCGGCAGCTTGCCGGATACCGGATGTTGCGGATTGGACACGTGTAAACAAGGCGGTTCCGCGGCTGGTAAGTGTACTTCCGAACGGACCGGAATATCATCCGACCATCCGCGTGTTTATGGCGGGAGGCGTTCCCGAGGTTATGCTGCATCTGCGCAAGCTCGGCCTGCTCAACCTGAACGTGAAGACAGTCACTGGCGATACACTGGATCATGTCCTTGATTGGTGGGAAGATTCGGAGCGCCGCCATATCGTTCGCAAACGTCTGCAAGAAGTCGATGGCGTTGATCCAGATGAGGTCATAATGAGTCCGAAGCGTGCTTCGGCCAGAGGATTGACCTCGACGGTTACTTTTCCAATTGGCAACCTAGCCCCGGAAGGCTCGGTTATCAAGTCAACAGCAATTGATTCAACCGTTGTCGGAGAAGACGGTGTCTACCGGCATCTCGGGCAGGCAAAAGTATTCACATCCGAGAAAGAAGCCGTAAAAGCGATTAAGCTCAGCCAAGTGCAGGCTGGCGATATTGTCGTGTTGACGGGCAGAGGACCATCAGGAACGGGTATGGAAGAAACGTACCAACTGACCTCGGCGCTGAAGCATCTTCCATTCGGCAAGCATGTGACCCTGCTGACAGATGCAAGGTTCTCCGGCGTTTCTACCGGAGCTTGCATTGGCCATATTAGTCCTGAGGGGCTGGTTGGCGGTCCAATCGGGAAGCTGCAGAATGGGGATTGGATTGAAGTCTGCATTGATATTAATAAGCTGGAAGGCAGCATTAACTTCGTAGGTCAAGGCGAGGAGCGCATCAGCCCTGAGGCTGGTGCTGCGATATTGGCAGCTCGTCCTTCGCATCCGGGCCTTGCGGCTGATCCAGGATTGCCAGATGATACGCGGCTGTGGGCTGCACTACAAGCAGCTAGCGGAGGCACGTGGAGAGGCAGTATCTACGATGTCGATCGTATCGTCGAAACGCTGCAAGCAGGTATGGAAGCATTAGCGAAATCCAAGCAGGATACGGGAGGCTAATTATTCATGGGTAATCATCGGCTTGAAGGCAAAGTAATCGTAGTCACCGGCGCGACGCGAGGAATTGGTAAAGGCATTGCCCGCATGTGCGCGGCTGAAGGCGCGAAGGTGATCATTAGCGGCAGGAACGAGCTGGAAGGGAATCAAGTCGTCACGTCGATTGCCCAGGATTTCGGAGCGGAAGCGCGGTTCGTTAAGAAGGACATTAGCAGCGAGGCCGGCTGCCGCGAATTAATCGAGGAGACAATTGCGCATTTCGGACGTATAGATGGTCTTGTGAACAACGCAGGCATTTTCCCGAGAAGCACAATACTGGAAACGACGGAGGAATTCTTCGATTCCATCTTCGACGTCAACGTGAAAGGGGCATTCTTCTGTTCGAAGTATGCGATTGCGGAGATGCAGAAGACAGGCGGCGGCTCCATCGTTCAGATTGGGTCTACCAATGGTTATAAAGGCTCCCCGGATCTCGTGGCATACGCTTGCTCGAAAGGCGCGCTGCGGACGCTTAACCGTAATATCGGAGTTCATTATGCCGGGCATGGCATTCGTTCGAACTGGGTAACAGTTGGCTGGGTGGCGTCCGAAGGTGAGCTGGAGCTGTATGGCAAACTAGGCTACAACGAGGAGCAGCTGCAGGAATGGGCGGCAACCCGCATCCCGACCGGTCGTATGCAGACATCGGATGATATGGCCTATGGCGTCATCTACCTGCTGTCGGATGAATCTACTCAGGTAACGGGAACGGAGCTCTCTATTGCCGGAGGAATGGGCATCTAAGAGATCCCGGCAACAAATGTAAGCATGTCAATCAAGCTTCTCATGTATTCCTAATGAGGAGCTTTTTTTACTACCATAGAATCTACCATTGCTGTTAGGGAGAGGGACGTAGTTGCACAAACATCCGTATTTCGATCTGCTTTTGCACGATGATGATGAACTTGAAGCCGTCCTAGGAGCTTCTATTATTGAGCGATCAACGCTCCACCAATGGCCGCTCTCCTGTGTGCAGCGTATTCGCATGAGTGATGCATCGACCGTTATTTATAAAGTACAAGGCGAGTTCTCGGTGGAAGCTCCATTCTATCGTGCAGCACGTTCTTCACTGTTAGTTGGCGCGAAAGCAATAGCCACGGCACAGAGTGACCTCCCGCCAGCCTTGCTCTTAGAAGATATTGATGCTCCTTGCTTATCCGAGCTTGCTATAGAACAGGATGAAGCATTACGTCTCGTCGAGGCCATAACCGATCAAATTTCTCAAATTGAAATCGAAGGCGATTCGCCTTTTCTAATGAACAGTGGGGACCTCACGAACTGGGAACGTTACAGCAGCGCGCTTATCGGGGACCTGGAAACGTTAATTGAGCGTGGAATCTTCCAAGAGACCAATCGCGATGTACTGGCTCGTATCTCAACGGTGTGTAATCATTCCTCGGTTATGGACGCGATTCAATCGAAGAGCGGATTGGTTCATGGGGACTTGAACCGCGGGAATATCATGATGCATCCGGGTGGAATCAAGATTATCGATTGGCAGAAGGCATTCTATGGGCCTGTCGAGCTTAATCGAGCTAATTTGCTAGAAGAATTAGGTATCGACCCCCGACCATATGTGAGCGCTGGTATGATAGACTTATTAGGTATTCTGAAAATATCCTGGTTCACTAGTTGTGCATTACGCTGGTTTCCAGCGGGTGCAGAAGGATATGATCGAGAAATTCCTAAGCTTCAATTACAGTTAACGGAGTACTGAAATCATAAGGGGGAACAGAAAGCAGATGGAAAAGTCTAACGTTAAGACAGGCGAAGCATTAATTCAAGAGATCAACGAAACCCGCGTCCCGTATGGCATGCTCGCGATTTGGTTTCTCGGTCAGGTAAGCGTCGTCATTAAAGGAGGAGATACGATTGTTTATGTAGATCCTTATTTGGCTGATTCCTCATATCGCAGATTTCAGCCGCCGTTTCGGCCGGAAGAAGCATTCAACGCCGATTGCGTATTGATTACACATGACCATATCGATCATATGGACCCGGATACCATTCCTGGAATGGCAAGCAAAAACTCCGATACGGTGTTCGTTGCACCTGGATATTGCTTGAACTCTCTTGCAGAATTTGGCGTACAGCCGCAGAGACGCGATCATGCGAAGACAGGCGAGTGGCAGGAGGTAAAAGGGCTTCGTTACATGCCGATCCCAGCAGCTCACGAGGAGCTTGAGTACGACCAGGAGCTTGATCATCGCTTCGTTGGCTACATTATTCAGCTGAACGGAGTGACGTTCTATCACGCTGGCGATACAACGATTTATCCTGGACTTATCGAGACGGTGAGAGCAGAGAACGTCGACTGCGCACTACTGCCGATTAACGGACGAGATCCTTTCCGCTTGGCGCGCGATATTGTCGGCAACATGAACTTCCGCGAGGCTGCCGAATTTGCAGTTGCAGCGGGCATCGACACGGTCATTCCGGCACATTACGACATGTTCGAAGGGAACTCGGAGAATCCGGGCTATTTCGTCGATTATTTGTACAAGAATTACCCTACGCAGAAGAGTCATGTTATGGCACGATTCGAGAGATACGTATACGTATCGGGCCAGGCGCTGAAATAAGGGCTTTTAGTGAGAAATGTTTGTGGTAGCATGTTAGCTTCAGCAGAGCAAACGAGAGAGGTGTACAGTTATGCATAAGCATCCATTCTTCGACCTATGGCTGCATGACGATGACGAATTAGCCAGATTGCTAAGCAGCTCTGTAGAGGAACGAGTCAAGCTTCACGAATGGCCGCTCTCTAGTGTTGAACGCGTGCGAACCACGAATGGCAACAGCTGCATCTATAAGGTTCAAGCTCAGCCGACAATTGAAGCAAGCTTCTACGCTCAAGCTCGATCGAAGCTCTTGGTGTCCGTGCGTACAATCGAGGCGGAACGCGGCATGACGGTAATGATCATGGAGGATGTAGATGCACCTCGGTTGAACGACGTGGCTCTGGAGCAGACAGAAATCCTTGATATTGCGGAGCAGCTGCTCAAACTAATCGGGGAAATAGAGGGCGATCTGCCGATTTTTCTTGATATAAGTAAAGATGAAGCTTGGACTGCTTATACCGACATGGTCTTCGAGGACATGCGATTCTTAATTGAAGAAGGAAGTTTCAAGAAGGTTGATCTCGAGCTGGTAAACATGCTCTCGGATTGGAGTAAATCCGAAGCGGTTATGGAAGTGCTCCACTCGCAGACAGGGTACGTGCATGGTGACCTTAAAGCTGACAATGTCTTGGTTACACAGAGCGGTTACCTCGTCCTCGACTGGCAGCGTCCGATTCGCGGTCCTGTATTACTGGATACTGCCACACTGCTTATTTCATTAGGAACCGATCCAACGAAGCACGTTCCTATAGCGATTGTTCAGCTCTATCATTTCCTTCATCTTGCTTGGTTCGCAACAGCGGCCAGGAGATGGGTTCCTGGAGGTAAAGCGTGGTTCGACGGCATCATTAAGAACATGGGTGCAGAAATCGCGCGTTTGCAGCACCAATAAGATATTTTCAAGCAGTATGTAGAGGGGCAGATAGAAAATGGGAACTCTCTTTCACAAGGAAATCTTCGATTGGCATTCCTGGTCAGATCACTTGCGGTCCGTCGAGGAATTCAGACCGATAATTGGCGCCATATTCGAGAGGGAAAGTCTTGCCCGCGGTGATGAGCTTGGACTGTTCACCCCTGCGACCAACGCTGTGTTTAGGGCTGGCAGCTATGTCATCAAGATCTTCGCACCTGAAGAGGCGGGTATTGCGTCTAACGTTGGCTACGAATTAGAGGTACGGTCCACGCGGCGTGCGCATGAGCTTGGCATTCGCACGCCCCGGATTGTTGCTGCTTCCTACTTGCAGGACAAGTACCTATTTCCATATATCATCTCGGAGTTCATTGAAGGCGAAGTTGCGGGACAAGCATTCAAGAAATACGATCTCACGAAACGGATGCAGTTTATCGAAGACCTTAAATCCAATATGTCTCGCTATAACATCAAACCTGATCATGCGGTTGATTCAGCTGGCATACGCATTCAGGCATTAACGAATCATAGATGGCAGGAGTTTCCGCCGTCTGTGAGGAGTCAAGTGATGTCGTTCATCGACGAACTCGACCTATCCAATTTGGTTCGCGTACATGGAGATATCAACGCCAAAAATGTCATCGTTGATCGAAATGACCAGCTTTACATGATTGATTTTGCAGAGAGCTCCTATGCGCCATATTGGTATGAGTATCCTCCAATATTGTTTGATCTCTTCGATCATGATCGCGCAGCGATTCTAGCTTTTGTCGGGGATGCGGGTCATCCGGATGGGGCTGAGATGCTGTTTGGCGCATTGCTTCTGCATGACTTTGGCGCGGATTACATAAGGGAAATCTACCTGAGGAGTACGGGGAAGACGGTTCAAGAGATGAGCGATATCTACGAGCTCAGGGACATATTGGAAGAGTTATTAAAAGGGTAACGAACCTCAAATGTAAAAATGCCCAAGAGGAAGTCTTAAAAGACTTCTTTCTCGAGCACGATATGGCTGTCAGCCTATGACAGCCTTTTTGGGTTGGGGGTATTTGCTGTTATCTCAGCAGCTGCTAAAGCGCTTCGCCGAAATAGATGGTATGGCCCTGGTCATCGAGAACGATAAATTCCTTCGTATTCCATTCGGTCTCGCATACATCTCTCGTAAGCGTAACTCCGCGAGCCTTCAGTTCCTCGGCTAAGCCTGCGGCATCTTCTGTTTGCAGATAGAGATGAAAATGATCGCCGTCTTGTGTGAAGGGAATGGAGGGGTCTTGTTCGTCAGCGAGTTTAAGATGGAACAGCTGGTCCCCTGCACGAATACCGGCATAGAAATCCTCGTAGCGAAATGCGAGCTCAAGGCCTAACTTCGTTGTATAGAATTGAATCGTACTGTCAAGATTCATCGTTCGAAGCTGCGGAATAACACCTGTTATCTTCATTGTTCTCCTCCTGCATAATACTGACTTCGACGGCTGATCATCTCAGCTTGATCCTAATTATACCATCTCTATGGGGCAAAGAATTCTATTGAAGAAAGAATCTAGTGCTCGAGCCACCGTCAACCGTAAGAGTCTGGCCCGTAATAAAGTCCGACCCAGAGCTCGCTAGAAAAGTTACGGCTGCCGCGACGTCCTCCGGGTATCCGATCCGTCCAAGTGGTATTTGCTTGCCAACCGCGTATTTGTCATGGTTAGGATTTTCCGAGAATTTCTCGACTTCCGTCGCTCCGGGAGCAACGGCGTTAACGTTGATATGATAAGGTGCTAGATCGAGAGCGAGCTGCCTGGTCATCGCGTTCATACCGCCTTTGGTCGAGGCATAAACGGCGTATTGCGGCATGGTAAGGTTACCGTGGACGGAGCTAATAT
This window harbors:
- a CDS encoding YjhG/YagF family D-xylonate dehydratase; protein product: MSEAIRFIMGAEDPSHYDIFTHAAGPEGKLPLTSDMLMNLPSGDLFGMSQNVGMGWKPERLLGKQVLILSTQGGLRSEDGTPIALGYHTGHWEVGILVKEAALEVSALGGVPFAAYVSDPCDGRSQGTTGMFDSLPYRNDAAMVYRRLIRSLPTRSGVIGVGTCDKGLPAMMIALAAMHDLPAIVVPGGVTLPPTVGEDAAKIQTIGARYSHGQITLEEAADLGCRVCATPGGGCQFLGTAASAQVVAEALGMSLPHSALAPSGQQIWRDIASQSARAIQHMNENGITMRHILTDAAVENAMAVHAAFGGSTNLLLHIPAVAHAAACRIPDVADWTRVNKAVPRLVSVLPNGPEYHPTIRVFMAGGVPEVMLHLRKLGLLNLNVKTVTGDTLDHVLDWWEDSERRHIVRKRLQEVDGVDPDEVIMSPKRASARGLTSTVTFPIGNLAPEGSVIKSTAIDSTVVGEDGVYRHLGQAKVFTSEKEAVKAIKLSQVQAGDIVVLTGRGPSGTGMEETYQLTSALKHLPFGKHVTLLTDARFSGVSTGACIGHISPEGLVGGPIGKLQNGDWIEVCIDINKLEGSINFVGQGEERISPEAGAAILAARPSHPGLAADPGLPDDTRLWAALQAASGGTWRGSIYDVDRIVETLQAGMEALAKSKQDTGG
- a CDS encoding SDR family NAD(P)-dependent oxidoreductase, whose amino-acid sequence is MGNHRLEGKVIVVTGATRGIGKGIARMCAAEGAKVIISGRNELEGNQVVTSIAQDFGAEARFVKKDISSEAGCRELIEETIAHFGRIDGLVNNAGIFPRSTILETTEEFFDSIFDVNVKGAFFCSKYAIAEMQKTGGGSIVQIGSTNGYKGSPDLVAYACSKGALRTLNRNIGVHYAGHGIRSNWVTVGWVASEGELELYGKLGYNEEQLQEWAATRIPTGRMQTSDDMAYGVIYLLSDESTQVTGTELSIAGGMGI
- a CDS encoding phosphotransferase, with translation MHKHPYFDLLLHDDDELEAVLGASIIERSTLHQWPLSCVQRIRMSDASTVIYKVQGEFSVEAPFYRAARSSLLVGAKAIATAQSDLPPALLLEDIDAPCLSELAIEQDEALRLVEAITDQISQIEIEGDSPFLMNSGDLTNWERYSSALIGDLETLIERGIFQETNRDVLARISTVCNHSSVMDAIQSKSGLVHGDLNRGNIMMHPGGIKIIDWQKAFYGPVELNRANLLEELGIDPRPYVSAGMIDLLGILKISWFTSCALRWFPAGAEGYDREIPKLQLQLTEY
- a CDS encoding MBL fold metallo-hydrolase, with amino-acid sequence MEKSNVKTGEALIQEINETRVPYGMLAIWFLGQVSVVIKGGDTIVYVDPYLADSSYRRFQPPFRPEEAFNADCVLITHDHIDHMDPDTIPGMASKNSDTVFVAPGYCLNSLAEFGVQPQRRDHAKTGEWQEVKGLRYMPIPAAHEELEYDQELDHRFVGYIIQLNGVTFYHAGDTTIYPGLIETVRAENVDCALLPINGRDPFRLARDIVGNMNFREAAEFAVAAGIDTVIPAHYDMFEGNSENPGYFVDYLYKNYPTQKSHVMARFERYVYVSGQALK
- a CDS encoding phosphotransferase translates to MHKHPFFDLWLHDDDELARLLSSSVEERVKLHEWPLSSVERVRTTNGNSCIYKVQAQPTIEASFYAQARSKLLVSVRTIEAERGMTVMIMEDVDAPRLNDVALEQTEILDIAEQLLKLIGEIEGDLPIFLDISKDEAWTAYTDMVFEDMRFLIEEGSFKKVDLELVNMLSDWSKSEAVMEVLHSQTGYVHGDLKADNVLVTQSGYLVLDWQRPIRGPVLLDTATLLISLGTDPTKHVPIAIVQLYHFLHLAWFATAARRWVPGGKAWFDGIIKNMGAEIARLQHQ
- a CDS encoding aminoglycoside phosphotransferase family protein, which gives rise to MGTLFHKEIFDWHSWSDHLRSVEEFRPIIGAIFERESLARGDELGLFTPATNAVFRAGSYVIKIFAPEEAGIASNVGYELEVRSTRRAHELGIRTPRIVAASYLQDKYLFPYIISEFIEGEVAGQAFKKYDLTKRMQFIEDLKSNMSRYNIKPDHAVDSAGIRIQALTNHRWQEFPPSVRSQVMSFIDELDLSNLVRVHGDINAKNVIVDRNDQLYMIDFAESSYAPYWYEYPPILFDLFDHDRAAILAFVGDAGHPDGAEMLFGALLLHDFGADYIREIYLRSTGKTVQEMSDIYELRDILEELLKG
- a CDS encoding VOC family protein → MKITGVIPQLRTMNLDSTIQFYTTKLGLELAFRYEDFYAGIRAGDQLFHLKLADEQDPSIPFTQDGDHFHLYLQTEDAAGLAEELKARGVTLTRDVCETEWNTKEFIVLDDQGHTIYFGEAL